In the genome of Entelurus aequoreus isolate RoL-2023_Sb linkage group LG15, RoL_Eaeq_v1.1, whole genome shotgun sequence, one region contains:
- the sec61g gene encoding protein transport protein Sec61 subunit gamma isoform X2 produces the protein MDQVMQFVEPSRQFVKDSIRLVKRCTKPDRKEFQKIAMATAIGFAIMGFIGFFVKLIHIPINNIIVGG, from the exons ATGGACCAAGTAATGCAGTTTGTTGAGCCGAGCAGGCAGTTCGTCAAGGACTCCATCAGGCTTGTCAAGAGATGCACAAAACCCGACAGAAAAG AATTCCAGAAAATCGCAATGGCCACAGCAATTGGATTCGCCATCATGGGATTCATCGGTTTCTTCGTTAAACTGATCCACATCCCCATCAACAACATCATCGT CGGTGGTTAA